A genomic region of Candidatus Pseudomonas phytovorans contains the following coding sequences:
- a CDS encoding BON domain-containing protein, which yields MPFSLRTAVLAATLLPVFTPAIADPIQDARLEGALQTALSLNRMLDPFRIKVEVDGNHARLSGEVENDVERQLAEDVARATRGIEQVENQLQVNAQLVDRPLELRAYAQRLEDATLAAVIRARLLWSRTTEKAAIEVQSSEGVVTLRGKVDSAEAKELAGVVARTTDGVHLVNNLVSLDSAAMAKARETPVGAPTGPQPTDSWIIDKIQNSYRYSRNLDGLNLKVASEAGMVRLSGEVVSAEQRTIAVEIARQIIGVRGVDADLLKVATKVEG from the coding sequence ATGCCCTTTTCCCTGCGTACAGCCGTGTTGGCAGCCACATTGTTGCCCGTATTCACCCCGGCAATCGCCGACCCCATACAGGACGCACGCCTGGAAGGCGCCCTGCAAACCGCCCTGTCACTGAACCGCATGCTCGACCCGTTCCGTATCAAAGTTGAAGTGGACGGCAACCACGCGCGGCTTTCCGGTGAGGTGGAGAACGACGTCGAACGGCAGTTGGCCGAAGATGTGGCCCGGGCCACGCGGGGCATCGAACAGGTGGAGAACCAGTTGCAGGTCAATGCCCAACTGGTGGACCGCCCGCTGGAGCTGCGTGCCTACGCCCAGCGCCTGGAGGACGCCACCCTGGCGGCGGTGATCCGTGCCCGGCTGTTGTGGAGCCGCACCACCGAAAAGGCGGCCATAGAAGTACAAAGCAGTGAAGGCGTGGTGACGTTGCGCGGCAAGGTCGACAGTGCCGAAGCCAAGGAGCTTGCCGGCGTGGTGGCGCGCACCACCGACGGCGTGCACCTGGTCAATAACCTGGTCAGCCTTGATAGCGCCGCGATGGCCAAGGCCCGCGAAACCCCGGTAGGGGCGCCAACCGGTCCGCAGCCAACCGACAGCTGGATCATCGACAAGATCCAGAACAGTTACCGCTATAGCCGCAACCTCGATGGGCTGAACCTTAAGGTAGCCAGCGAGGCGGGCATGGTGCGGCTGTCGGGCGAGGTGGTCAGCGCGGAGCAGAGAACCATCGCCGTGGAGATCGCTCGGCAGATCATCGGCGTGCGCGGGGTGGATGCCGACTTGCTCAAGGTGGCGACCAAGGTCGAAGGCTGA